A portion of the Mytilus galloprovincialis chromosome 12, xbMytGall1.hap1.1, whole genome shotgun sequence genome contains these proteins:
- the LOC143054738 gene encoding uncharacterized protein LOC143054738 isoform X1: MSTCQVFGCFGYYYKGASLYKFPDPLKQKELYQTWLRILNLQDDSFTPSRHKGVCSDHFETSSYELNFMTKLIGHTPRPRLKPDAVPTIFAVDQSTRVDIRYEARKRDLELIEEGRRLKMSQSSRESSASRDEPSSAKRRSMGLRKDDKAKNKEPEEEKEGKDSRPIRTRLSTGSIHMNGTTTIAVAKEIENNSKLLTKDSPCGVNNRKKKLPLIEPPNLGTPPPKKRKIGRNDGTGEDNRNDYFCWLCNKEGTVVCCELCPRVYHTRCLDLDSDLPKEWVCPECEKIMRAECVDTQSMAMSMITVDTLCSLLGFALERMKHQGSEPFMIPVDQSSVSHYSDYIFNPMDLTMIEKNIKKKMYGCTEAFLADAKWILHNCIIFNGTHHKLTASAKMIIKICKHEMAEIELCPDCYWNSCVRKNDEWFTELCRSPHSLVWAKLKGYPFWPAKVLREVEGQVDVRFFGAHDRSLLPPSQVFLLSKNIPTPAKNKKGGFDYSMQELELHIQKLEQKYGTYEYAPFRCPYDRKNVYKEGKFKVSPKKRLARLSSLKFGPSPGMKESLVKQRPKTNLTSESKITEKHTILSKTASAVRNKYNSIITTRRASGISSSVENSPVKGDTNSVGSSPIKGVTNSVSLENSNDQESSTDSLSAPVDPKAASDIVLKLKTRLQSKMADSDEVKKEDNSQLSVESQTVDEDNSKGDNCDTKEENIQDVNSEGKVDSIAFKTRSRVDNRTKILETIQSKLNQIASDEDSELPEGTNEQKFKETKSKLENTGEENKQTKIHKDKVGSDGEGIKERTDNESVKIEEKLTPTKHDYLSKLQETIKKGKENLGIIDKDDDLESESSSEEEGDEDEEDEETDDGDDDDEEGSEEESEENDVEKSEEANINENCDTESAKTSETVPDNSSETKKDIKENDKSDKIENDNKSTEIADKVVKIVDTKSKTVIEREYDTVVKDVLDEATGKITQIKEKLVSETKDYDTCLMMEVETESDTDKLVIDTDDDRALSPSPKKAVSSAKSSHMTEKSKTSTIECAPPTSKPAVSSVPKTKDVSVEPASSQTELHTDFFQNAMEISLKHKPDNELNSANKLMAKKSPDRVAPPVTVIMSPTVKSPVLSPTVKSPVSSRANTILNSSIISNVAKSTIASSASIHSNQSSAPNKTDDSRNTLITDFTQKVMGPIQTAFSDFFTEVLDQEREKIKQELSKTKEKLVELEEKKKEKTPEEQSEDNKKHWEYTQQFSELKYNFRLTCLEMKSSWESEKSRLMDEVKELMKKEKETAINDTKKKQWCASCGKEAIFYCCWNTSYCDYPCQQSHWPTHMATCMQQTKDPDANKPPVNQMIHASATSMHTNGPGGPQPPNKSPMEIEQEEFQRRQQRAEEQHHHQFNIQPNGGYMPMHTSPPGVMHNMHNRQQESPPNPRKKNVWSDQDMSNAVNAVNYGGMSINKAAKVFNVPRNKISERIPKINNPGMNPPMMPGNQPNPQLQLQYVQPPQPMSIPPSVQTFSSPPQSAQMRMPNSQPVLTNMMNQPVMSQNNSILFPVQLRPTQPPMNIPPGMMQPGHLVISQGGQPPRQSLNMMPRNIPFRF, from the exons ACTAAGTTGATAGGCCATACACCTAGACCGAGACTTAAACCAGATGCAGTACCCACAATATTTGCTGTTGATCAAAGTACCAGAGTAGACATCAGATATGAAGCAAGGAAAAGAGATCTAGAGCTGATTGAG GAAGGTAGAAGATTAAAAATGAGTCAAAGTTCAAGGGAGTCATCTGCTAGTAGAG aTGAGCCCAGCAGTGCTAAAAGAAGATCAATGGGACTGAGGAAAGACGACAAGGCTAAGAATAAAG AaccagaagaagaaaaagaagggAAGGACAGTCGACCAATCAGAACCCGTTTGTCAACAGGAAGTATTCATATGAATGGTACAACAACTATAGCTGTGGCAAAAGAGATTGAAAACAATAGTAAACTACTGACAAAAG ATTCTCCATGTGGTGTGAATAATAGGAAGAAGAAATTACCATTAATAGAACCTCCTAATTTAGGAACACCACCACCAAAGAAACGAAAGATAGGAAGAAATGATGGGACAGGAGag GACAACAGAAATGATTACTTTTGTTGGCTGTGTAACAAGGAAGGGACTGTGGTGTGCTGTGAACTGTGTCCCAGGGTCTACCATACCCGATGCCTGGACCTCGATTCAGATCTACCCAAGGAATGGGTCTGTCCAGAATGTGAG aaaataatgAGAGCTGAGTGTGTGGATACCCAGTCTATGGCCATGTCTATGATAACAGTTGATACCCTTTGTTCATTGTTAGGGTTTGCTTTAGAAAGAATGAAACACCAAGGG AGTGAGCCCTTTATGATACCTGTTGACCAGTCGTCAGTTTCACATTATTCTGATTACATATTCAATCCGATGGATTTGACCATGATTGAAAAG aatataaagaagaagatgtaTGGTTGTACTGAGGCTTTCCTGGCAGACGCTAAATGGATTTTACATAACTGCATTATATTTAATGGAA CCCATCACAAACTTACTGCCAGTGCTAAAATGAtcattaaaatttgtaaacatgAG ATGGCTGAGATAGAACTTTGTCCAGATTGTTACTGGAATTCATGTGTTCGCAAAAATGATGAGTGGTTCACCGAACTTTGT agAAGTCCTCACAGCCTGGTTTGGGCCAAGTTGAAAGGTTATCCATTTTGGCCTGCCAAG gTGTTACGTGAAGTAGAAGGTCAGGTTGATGTTCGTTTCTTTGGAGCTCATGATAG ATCTTTGTTACCCCCATCACAAGTTTTCCTGTTATCAAAGAACATACCAACAccagctaaaaataaaaaagggggatttgaTTACTCAATGCAGGAGTTAGAACTTCATATACAGAAACTTGA acaGAAGTATGGGACATATGAGTATGCACCATTCCGTTGTCCATATGAcagaaaaaatgtttataaagaagGAAAGTTCAAAGTTTCACCTAAAAAGAGACTGGCAAGGTTATCTAGTCTCAAGTTTGGACCATCACCAGGAATGAAGGAATCTTTGGTTAAACAACGACCAAAAACTAATTTGACTTCTGAGTCAAAAATAACCGAAAAACATAcaatattgtcaaaaacagcatcAGCAGTCAGGAATAAATACAACAGTATTATAACTACAAGGAGAGCAAGTGGCATTAGTAGTTCTGTGGAAAACTCTCCTGTTAAAGGAGATACAAACAGTGTTGGAAGCTCTCCTATAAAAGGAGTTACAAACAGTGTTTCACTAGAAAATTCCAATGATCAGGAATCTTCTACAGACTCTTTATCAGCTCCAGTTGATCCAAAAGCAGCATCAGATATTGTGTTGAAATTAAAAACTCGGTTACAGAGTAAAATGGCCGACTCAGATGAGGTTAAAAAGGAGGACAATTCTCAATTATCTGTGGAAAGCCAGACTGTTGATGAGGATAacagtaagggagataattgtgaCACTAAAGAAGAAAATATTCAGGATGTGAACAGTGAAGGAAAGGTAGACAGTATTGCATTTAAAACTAGAAGCCGAGTGGACAATAGGACTAAGATTTTAGAGACAATTCAAAGTAAATTGAATCAAATAGCCTCCGATGAAGATTCAGAATTACCAGAAGGGACTAATGAACAAAAGTTTAAAGAGACTAAAAGCAAACTGGAAAATACAGgtgaagaaaataaacaaacgaaaattCATAAAGACAAGGTTGGCTCTGATGGTGAAGGAATAAAAGAAAGAACAGACAATGAAAGTGTGAAAATTGAAGAAAAGTTAACACCAACTAAACATGATTATTTGAGTAAACTTCAAGAAACCATTAAAAAAGGGAAGGAAAATTTAGGAATAATTGATAAAGACGATGATTTAGAAAGTGAATCTTCATCGGAAGAAGAAGGGGATGAGGACGAGGAGGATGAAGAGACAGATGATGGCGATGACGATGATGAGGAAGGATCAGAGGAGGAAAGCGAGGAAAATGATGTTGAAAAGAGCGAGGAAGCAAACATCAATGAAAATTGTGATACTGAAAGTGCTAAAACCTCAGAAACTGTTCCAGATAACAGCTCTGAGACCAAAAAggatataaaagaaaatgataaaagtgataaaattgaaaatgataataaaagtaCTGAAATTGCCGATAAGGTTGTAAAAATTGTTGACACTAAATCTAAAACTGTTATTGAAAGGGAATACGATACTGTTGTGAAAGACGTTCTGGACGAAGCAACaggaaagataactcaaattaaagaaaaacttgTCTCAGAAACTAAAGATTACGACACATGTTTGATGATGGAGGTTGAAACAGAATCTGATACAGATAAACTTGTCATTGATACAGACGACGATAGAGCTTTGTCTCCTTCACCAAAGAAAGCAGTGTCGTCTGCTAAGTCAAGTCACATGACTGAAAAATCAAAAACTTCCACAATTGAATGTGCTCCTCCTACCTCAAAACCAGCTGTAAG ctcagtACCAAAAACCAAAGATGTTTCTGTTGAGCCTGCTTCATCTCAGACAGAACTCCACACAGATTTTTTCCAGAATGCCATGGAGATTTCGTTAAAACACAAACCTGACAATGAATTAAATAGTGCTAATAAATTGATGGCAAAGAAATCCCCTGATAGAGTGGCGCCACCTGTGACTGTGATAATGTCACCAACAGTGAAATCTCCGGTTTTATCTCCAACAGTGAAATCACCAGTTTCATCTCGTGCAAATACAATTTTAAATTCTAGTATTATCTCAAATGTAGCCAAAAGTACTATTGCATCAAGTGCTAGTATCCATAGCAACCAAAGTAGTGCTCCAAACAAAACAGACGATTCACGGAATACATTAATCACTGATTTTACTCAGAAG GTGATGGGACCAATCCAAACAGCTTTCTCTGATTTCTTCACTGAAGTACTGGATCAAGAGAGAGAGAAAATAAAACAGGAACTatctaaaacaaaagaaaaacttgTGGAGTTGGAAGAAAAGAAAAAGGAGAAG ACTCCAGAAGAACAAAGTGAAGACAATAAGAAACATTGGGAATATACACAACAGTTTTCAGAGCTCAAGTATAACTTTA GATTGACATGTTTGGAAATGAAGTCTTCATGGGAGTCGGAGAAATCTAGACTAATGGATGAAGTGAAGGAATTaatgaagaaagaaaaagaaacggCTATCAATGACACAAAGAAAAAACAATGG TGTGCCAGCTGTGGTAAGGAAGCCATTTTCTACTGCTGTTGGAATACCAGTTATTGTGATTACCCTTGTCAGCAGTCTCACTGGCCTACTCACATGGCAACATGTATGCAACAGACAAAAGACCCAGACGCTAACAAGCCcccagtcaatcaaatgattcaTGCGTCTGCTACAAGTATGCACACCAATGGACCTGGTGGACCCCAGCCGCCAAATAAAAGTCCAATGGAAATTGAG CAAGAGGAATTCCAAAGACGGCAGCAAAGAGCTGAAGAACAACATCATCATCAGTTTAACATCCAACCAAATGGAGGCTACATGCCAATGCACACATCGCCACCTGGTGTCATGCATAACATGCATAATAGACAACAG GAATCTCCGCCAAACCCAAGAAAGAAAAACGTATGGTCAGACCAGGATATGAGCAATGCTGTAAACGCTGTCAATTATGGCGGCATGTCAATTAACAAGGCCGCTAAAGTTTTCAATGTTCCACGAAATAAAATATCAGAAAGAATACCAaag ATAAATAATCCAGGAATGAATCCACCCATGATGCCAGGCAACCAACCAAATCCACAGCTTCAACTGCAATATGTCCAACCGCCTCAACCAATGTCTATACCACCCAGTGTTCAGACATTCTCATCGCCACCTCAGTCTGCTCAG atgAGAATGCCAAACAGTCAGCCAGTTTTAACCAATATGATGAATCAACCAGTGATGTCTCAGAACAACTCCATATTGTTCCCCGTACAACTTCGTCCGACACAACCACCAATGAACATTCCACCTGGCATGATGCAACCAGGACATCTAGTGATATCACAAGGGGGACAACCCCCACGACAATCACTGAACATGATGCCAAGAAATATTCCATTCCGATTCTAA
- the LOC143054738 gene encoding uncharacterized protein LOC143054738 isoform X2, giving the protein MEGRRLKMSQSSRESSASRDEPSSAKRRSMGLRKDDKAKNKEPEEEKEGKDSRPIRTRLSTGSIHMNGTTTIAVAKEIENNSKLLTKDSPCGVNNRKKKLPLIEPPNLGTPPPKKRKIGRNDGTGEDNRNDYFCWLCNKEGTVVCCELCPRVYHTRCLDLDSDLPKEWVCPECEKIMRAECVDTQSMAMSMITVDTLCSLLGFALERMKHQGSEPFMIPVDQSSVSHYSDYIFNPMDLTMIEKNIKKKMYGCTEAFLADAKWILHNCIIFNGTHHKLTASAKMIIKICKHEMAEIELCPDCYWNSCVRKNDEWFTELCRSPHSLVWAKLKGYPFWPAKVLREVEGQVDVRFFGAHDRSLLPPSQVFLLSKNIPTPAKNKKGGFDYSMQELELHIQKLEQKYGTYEYAPFRCPYDRKNVYKEGKFKVSPKKRLARLSSLKFGPSPGMKESLVKQRPKTNLTSESKITEKHTILSKTASAVRNKYNSIITTRRASGISSSVENSPVKGDTNSVGSSPIKGVTNSVSLENSNDQESSTDSLSAPVDPKAASDIVLKLKTRLQSKMADSDEVKKEDNSQLSVESQTVDEDNSKGDNCDTKEENIQDVNSEGKVDSIAFKTRSRVDNRTKILETIQSKLNQIASDEDSELPEGTNEQKFKETKSKLENTGEENKQTKIHKDKVGSDGEGIKERTDNESVKIEEKLTPTKHDYLSKLQETIKKGKENLGIIDKDDDLESESSSEEEGDEDEEDEETDDGDDDDEEGSEEESEENDVEKSEEANINENCDTESAKTSETVPDNSSETKKDIKENDKSDKIENDNKSTEIADKVVKIVDTKSKTVIEREYDTVVKDVLDEATGKITQIKEKLVSETKDYDTCLMMEVETESDTDKLVIDTDDDRALSPSPKKAVSSAKSSHMTEKSKTSTIECAPPTSKPAVSSVPKTKDVSVEPASSQTELHTDFFQNAMEISLKHKPDNELNSANKLMAKKSPDRVAPPVTVIMSPTVKSPVLSPTVKSPVSSRANTILNSSIISNVAKSTIASSASIHSNQSSAPNKTDDSRNTLITDFTQKVMGPIQTAFSDFFTEVLDQEREKIKQELSKTKEKLVELEEKKKEKTPEEQSEDNKKHWEYTQQFSELKYNFRLTCLEMKSSWESEKSRLMDEVKELMKKEKETAINDTKKKQWCASCGKEAIFYCCWNTSYCDYPCQQSHWPTHMATCMQQTKDPDANKPPVNQMIHASATSMHTNGPGGPQPPNKSPMEIEQEEFQRRQQRAEEQHHHQFNIQPNGGYMPMHTSPPGVMHNMHNRQQESPPNPRKKNVWSDQDMSNAVNAVNYGGMSINKAAKVFNVPRNKISERIPKINNPGMNPPMMPGNQPNPQLQLQYVQPPQPMSIPPSVQTFSSPPQSAQMRMPNSQPVLTNMMNQPVMSQNNSILFPVQLRPTQPPMNIPPGMMQPGHLVISQGGQPPRQSLNMMPRNIPFRF; this is encoded by the exons ATG GAAGGTAGAAGATTAAAAATGAGTCAAAGTTCAAGGGAGTCATCTGCTAGTAGAG aTGAGCCCAGCAGTGCTAAAAGAAGATCAATGGGACTGAGGAAAGACGACAAGGCTAAGAATAAAG AaccagaagaagaaaaagaagggAAGGACAGTCGACCAATCAGAACCCGTTTGTCAACAGGAAGTATTCATATGAATGGTACAACAACTATAGCTGTGGCAAAAGAGATTGAAAACAATAGTAAACTACTGACAAAAG ATTCTCCATGTGGTGTGAATAATAGGAAGAAGAAATTACCATTAATAGAACCTCCTAATTTAGGAACACCACCACCAAAGAAACGAAAGATAGGAAGAAATGATGGGACAGGAGag GACAACAGAAATGATTACTTTTGTTGGCTGTGTAACAAGGAAGGGACTGTGGTGTGCTGTGAACTGTGTCCCAGGGTCTACCATACCCGATGCCTGGACCTCGATTCAGATCTACCCAAGGAATGGGTCTGTCCAGAATGTGAG aaaataatgAGAGCTGAGTGTGTGGATACCCAGTCTATGGCCATGTCTATGATAACAGTTGATACCCTTTGTTCATTGTTAGGGTTTGCTTTAGAAAGAATGAAACACCAAGGG AGTGAGCCCTTTATGATACCTGTTGACCAGTCGTCAGTTTCACATTATTCTGATTACATATTCAATCCGATGGATTTGACCATGATTGAAAAG aatataaagaagaagatgtaTGGTTGTACTGAGGCTTTCCTGGCAGACGCTAAATGGATTTTACATAACTGCATTATATTTAATGGAA CCCATCACAAACTTACTGCCAGTGCTAAAATGAtcattaaaatttgtaaacatgAG ATGGCTGAGATAGAACTTTGTCCAGATTGTTACTGGAATTCATGTGTTCGCAAAAATGATGAGTGGTTCACCGAACTTTGT agAAGTCCTCACAGCCTGGTTTGGGCCAAGTTGAAAGGTTATCCATTTTGGCCTGCCAAG gTGTTACGTGAAGTAGAAGGTCAGGTTGATGTTCGTTTCTTTGGAGCTCATGATAG ATCTTTGTTACCCCCATCACAAGTTTTCCTGTTATCAAAGAACATACCAACAccagctaaaaataaaaaagggggatttgaTTACTCAATGCAGGAGTTAGAACTTCATATACAGAAACTTGA acaGAAGTATGGGACATATGAGTATGCACCATTCCGTTGTCCATATGAcagaaaaaatgtttataaagaagGAAAGTTCAAAGTTTCACCTAAAAAGAGACTGGCAAGGTTATCTAGTCTCAAGTTTGGACCATCACCAGGAATGAAGGAATCTTTGGTTAAACAACGACCAAAAACTAATTTGACTTCTGAGTCAAAAATAACCGAAAAACATAcaatattgtcaaaaacagcatcAGCAGTCAGGAATAAATACAACAGTATTATAACTACAAGGAGAGCAAGTGGCATTAGTAGTTCTGTGGAAAACTCTCCTGTTAAAGGAGATACAAACAGTGTTGGAAGCTCTCCTATAAAAGGAGTTACAAACAGTGTTTCACTAGAAAATTCCAATGATCAGGAATCTTCTACAGACTCTTTATCAGCTCCAGTTGATCCAAAAGCAGCATCAGATATTGTGTTGAAATTAAAAACTCGGTTACAGAGTAAAATGGCCGACTCAGATGAGGTTAAAAAGGAGGACAATTCTCAATTATCTGTGGAAAGCCAGACTGTTGATGAGGATAacagtaagggagataattgtgaCACTAAAGAAGAAAATATTCAGGATGTGAACAGTGAAGGAAAGGTAGACAGTATTGCATTTAAAACTAGAAGCCGAGTGGACAATAGGACTAAGATTTTAGAGACAATTCAAAGTAAATTGAATCAAATAGCCTCCGATGAAGATTCAGAATTACCAGAAGGGACTAATGAACAAAAGTTTAAAGAGACTAAAAGCAAACTGGAAAATACAGgtgaagaaaataaacaaacgaaaattCATAAAGACAAGGTTGGCTCTGATGGTGAAGGAATAAAAGAAAGAACAGACAATGAAAGTGTGAAAATTGAAGAAAAGTTAACACCAACTAAACATGATTATTTGAGTAAACTTCAAGAAACCATTAAAAAAGGGAAGGAAAATTTAGGAATAATTGATAAAGACGATGATTTAGAAAGTGAATCTTCATCGGAAGAAGAAGGGGATGAGGACGAGGAGGATGAAGAGACAGATGATGGCGATGACGATGATGAGGAAGGATCAGAGGAGGAAAGCGAGGAAAATGATGTTGAAAAGAGCGAGGAAGCAAACATCAATGAAAATTGTGATACTGAAAGTGCTAAAACCTCAGAAACTGTTCCAGATAACAGCTCTGAGACCAAAAAggatataaaagaaaatgataaaagtgataaaattgaaaatgataataaaagtaCTGAAATTGCCGATAAGGTTGTAAAAATTGTTGACACTAAATCTAAAACTGTTATTGAAAGGGAATACGATACTGTTGTGAAAGACGTTCTGGACGAAGCAACaggaaagataactcaaattaaagaaaaacttgTCTCAGAAACTAAAGATTACGACACATGTTTGATGATGGAGGTTGAAACAGAATCTGATACAGATAAACTTGTCATTGATACAGACGACGATAGAGCTTTGTCTCCTTCACCAAAGAAAGCAGTGTCGTCTGCTAAGTCAAGTCACATGACTGAAAAATCAAAAACTTCCACAATTGAATGTGCTCCTCCTACCTCAAAACCAGCTGTAAG ctcagtACCAAAAACCAAAGATGTTTCTGTTGAGCCTGCTTCATCTCAGACAGAACTCCACACAGATTTTTTCCAGAATGCCATGGAGATTTCGTTAAAACACAAACCTGACAATGAATTAAATAGTGCTAATAAATTGATGGCAAAGAAATCCCCTGATAGAGTGGCGCCACCTGTGACTGTGATAATGTCACCAACAGTGAAATCTCCGGTTTTATCTCCAACAGTGAAATCACCAGTTTCATCTCGTGCAAATACAATTTTAAATTCTAGTATTATCTCAAATGTAGCCAAAAGTACTATTGCATCAAGTGCTAGTATCCATAGCAACCAAAGTAGTGCTCCAAACAAAACAGACGATTCACGGAATACATTAATCACTGATTTTACTCAGAAG GTGATGGGACCAATCCAAACAGCTTTCTCTGATTTCTTCACTGAAGTACTGGATCAAGAGAGAGAGAAAATAAAACAGGAACTatctaaaacaaaagaaaaacttgTGGAGTTGGAAGAAAAGAAAAAGGAGAAG ACTCCAGAAGAACAAAGTGAAGACAATAAGAAACATTGGGAATATACACAACAGTTTTCAGAGCTCAAGTATAACTTTA GATTGACATGTTTGGAAATGAAGTCTTCATGGGAGTCGGAGAAATCTAGACTAATGGATGAAGTGAAGGAATTaatgaagaaagaaaaagaaacggCTATCAATGACACAAAGAAAAAACAATGG TGTGCCAGCTGTGGTAAGGAAGCCATTTTCTACTGCTGTTGGAATACCAGTTATTGTGATTACCCTTGTCAGCAGTCTCACTGGCCTACTCACATGGCAACATGTATGCAACAGACAAAAGACCCAGACGCTAACAAGCCcccagtcaatcaaatgattcaTGCGTCTGCTACAAGTATGCACACCAATGGACCTGGTGGACCCCAGCCGCCAAATAAAAGTCCAATGGAAATTGAG CAAGAGGAATTCCAAAGACGGCAGCAAAGAGCTGAAGAACAACATCATCATCAGTTTAACATCCAACCAAATGGAGGCTACATGCCAATGCACACATCGCCACCTGGTGTCATGCATAACATGCATAATAGACAACAG GAATCTCCGCCAAACCCAAGAAAGAAAAACGTATGGTCAGACCAGGATATGAGCAATGCTGTAAACGCTGTCAATTATGGCGGCATGTCAATTAACAAGGCCGCTAAAGTTTTCAATGTTCCACGAAATAAAATATCAGAAAGAATACCAaag ATAAATAATCCAGGAATGAATCCACCCATGATGCCAGGCAACCAACCAAATCCACAGCTTCAACTGCAATATGTCCAACCGCCTCAACCAATGTCTATACCACCCAGTGTTCAGACATTCTCATCGCCACCTCAGTCTGCTCAG atgAGAATGCCAAACAGTCAGCCAGTTTTAACCAATATGATGAATCAACCAGTGATGTCTCAGAACAACTCCATATTGTTCCCCGTACAACTTCGTCCGACACAACCACCAATGAACATTCCACCTGGCATGATGCAACCAGGACATCTAGTGATATCACAAGGGGGACAACCCCCACGACAATCACTGAACATGATGCCAAGAAATATTCCATTCCGATTCTAA